In a genomic window of Festucalex cinctus isolate MCC-2025b chromosome 11, RoL_Fcin_1.0, whole genome shotgun sequence:
- the creb1b gene encoding cyclic AMP-responsive element-binding protein 1b codes for MKMESAAAEAQQTAESAETENQQQQITPAQLATLAQVSMATGHGSATGPTVTLVQLPNGQTVQVHGVIQAAQSSVIQSPQVQAVQISTIAESEDSQESVDSVTDSQKRREILSRRPSYRKILNDLSSDVPAVPRIEEEKAEDDVAAAATPAITTVTVPTPIYQTSSGQYIAITQGGAIQLANNGTDGVQGLQALTMTNAAAAQPGATILQYAQTSDGQQILVPSNQVVVQAASGDVQAYQIRAAPANAITSGVVMASSPALPTQGATEEVTRKREVRLMKNREAARECRRKKKEYVKCLENRVAVLENQNKTLIEELKALKDLYCHKSD; via the exons ATGAAGATGGAGTCAGCGGCGGCTGAGGCTCAGCAGACGGCCGAGTCTGCCGAAACAGAAAACCAGCAGCAGCAGATCACGCCAGCGCAGCTTGCCACATTAGCGCAG GTATCCATGGCAACAGGCCATGGCTCGGCAACGGGTCCCACGGTGACGCTTGTGCAGCTTCCAAACGGGCAGACGGTCCAAGTGCACGGCGTGATCCAGGCTGCGCAGTCGTCCGTCATACAGTCCCCACAAGTGCAAGCTGTGCAG ATCTCCACCATCGCTGAAAGTGAGGATTCACAAGAGTCAGTGGACAGCGTGACTGACTCACAGAAGCGCCGAGAGATCCTTTCACGTCGGCCCTCGTACAG GAAAATTCTGAACGACCTGTCGTCAGACGTGCCGGCCGTCCCTCGCATCGAGGAGGAAAAGGCGGAGGACGACGTGGCGGCTGCAGCCACGCCCGCCATCACTACAGTCACCGTGCCCACCCCCATTTACCAGACCAGCAGCGGCCAGTACA TCGCCATCACGCAGGGCGGCGCCATCCAGCTGGCCAACAACGGCACGGATGGCGTTCAGGGCCTGCAGGCGCTCACCATGACCAATGCGGCCGCCGCGCAGCCCGGGGCCACCATCCTGCAGTATGCGCAGACCAGCGACGGACAGCAAATTCTGGTGCCTAGTAACCAAGTGGTGGTGCAAG CTGCCTCTGGGGACGTCCAGGCCTACCAGATCCGAGCGGCGCCCGCCAACGCCATCACGTCCGGGGTAGTCATGGCCTCGTCGCCCGCCCTGCCCACCCAGGGTGCCACTGAGGAGGTCACCCGCAAGAGGGAAGTCCGCCTCATGAAGAACAG GGAGGCAGCGCGTGAGTGTCGCAGGAAGAAGAAGGAGTATGTCAAGTGTCTGGAAAACCGAGTTGCCGTCCTGGAGAACCAAAACAAGACGCTCATTGAAGAACTCAAGGCTCTCAAAGACCTTTACTGTCACAAATCCGACTAA